From Pseudoleptotrichia goodfellowii, a single genomic window includes:
- the tgt gene encoding tRNA guanosine(34) transglycosylase Tgt, with translation MSKFDNPVKYRLETTDGNARAGVIETPHGLIKTPVFMPVGTQATVKAMTREELEEINSQIILGNTYHLYLRPGDELINDFGGLHKFMNWDRPILTDSGGFQVFSLGDLRKIKEEGVHFSSHIDGSKHFLSPEKSISIQNNLGSDIMMVLDECPPGLSTREYMIPSVERTTRWAKRCIEANRNKDRQGLFAIVQGGIYEDLRDKSLNELTEMDEHFAGYAIGGLAVGEPREDMYRILKYITPKAPDNKPRYLMGVGEPLDMLEAVEHGIDMMDCVQPTRIGRHGTVFTKYGRLVIKNAAYSRDNRPLDECDCYVCKNYTRAYIRHLFKADEILGQRLATYHNLYFLLKLMEDARNAILEKRFKEFKEEFIKNYTMGKDSDWIKPFSI, from the coding sequence ATGAGTAAATTTGATAATCCTGTGAAATACAGACTTGAAACGACAGACGGGAATGCCAGAGCAGGAGTAATAGAAACTCCTCACGGGTTGATAAAAACTCCCGTTTTTATGCCTGTAGGAACTCAGGCTACAGTAAAAGCAATGACAAGAGAAGAACTTGAGGAAATAAATTCACAAATAATTTTAGGAAATACGTATCATTTGTATTTAAGACCGGGAGACGAGCTTATAAATGATTTCGGGGGACTACATAAATTTATGAACTGGGATAGACCGATATTGACTGACAGTGGCGGATTTCAAGTATTCAGTCTGGGAGATTTGAGGAAAATAAAAGAAGAAGGAGTGCATTTCAGTTCTCATATAGACGGCTCAAAGCATTTTCTTTCACCTGAAAAATCAATATCAATACAAAATAATCTCGGTAGTGATATTATGATGGTACTGGATGAATGCCCTCCGGGATTGTCTACAAGAGAATATATGATTCCTTCTGTAGAGAGAACTACAAGATGGGCAAAAAGATGTATAGAGGCTAACAGAAATAAAGATAGACAGGGACTTTTTGCCATAGTTCAGGGTGGAATTTACGAGGACTTGAGAGATAAAAGTTTAAATGAACTTACAGAAATGGACGAACACTTTGCCGGATATGCTATAGGAGGGCTTGCAGTAGGAGAGCCGAGAGAAGATATGTACAGAATATTGAAGTATATAACTCCGAAAGCCCCTGATAACAAGCCTAGATATTTAATGGGTGTGGGAGAGCCTCTTGATATGCTTGAAGCGGTAGAGCACGGAATAGATATGATGGACTGTGTTCAGCCTACGAGAATAGGACGACACGGAACAGTGTTTACAAAATACGGAAGGCTTGTAATAAAAAATGCTGCATATTCGCGAGATAACAGACCTTTAGATGAATGTGACTGTTATGTATGTAAAAACTATACAAGAGCGTATATAAGACATTTGTTTAAAGCTGATGAAATACTGGGACAAAGGCTTGCAACTTACCATAATCTTTATTTTCTTCTTAAATTAATGGAAGATGCAAGAAACGCCATTTTGGAAAAAAGATTTAAAGAATTTAAAGAAGAATTTATAAAAAATTATACTATGGGAAAAGACAGCGATTGGATAAAGCCTTTTTCCATTTAA
- the ylxM gene encoding YlxM family DNA-binding protein, giving the protein MDKLDDFLRYSTLFLYYGELFSQRQKQYLELYLEENESLSEIAEKYEITRQAVFDNIKRGFKQLDEYEKKLGMFEREKELKKKLENLKNDFTKENLEKIIEDFDYNEVL; this is encoded by the coding sequence ATGGATAAATTGGATGATTTTTTGAGATATTCTACACTTTTTCTGTATTACGGAGAATTGTTTTCCCAAAGACAGAAGCAGTATCTGGAACTGTATCTTGAAGAAAACGAGTCATTGAGCGAAATTGCCGAAAAATATGAAATTACAAGACAGGCAGTTTTTGATAATATAAAAAGAGGATTTAAACAGCTTGATGAATATGAGAAAAAGCTCGGAATGTTTGAAAGAGAAAAAGAGTTGAAAAAAAAGTTGGAAAATTTGAAAAATGATTTTACAAAAGAAAATTTGGAAAAAATAATAGAAGATTTTGATTATAATGAGGTGCTTTAA
- the ffh gene encoding signal recognition particle protein gives MFNSLGDRFKDIFKKVSGQGKLTEANIKEALREVRLALLEADVNYGVAKNFVAKIRDKALGEEVIKGVNPTQQFIKIVHDELVEVLGGTNVLIAKSPKAPTIVMLSGLQGAGKTTFAGKLSKHLKSKGESPFLIGADVYRPAAKKQLKVLAEQVKVPSFTIDESTDVIEICKKGIEEAKNVHATYVIIDTAGRLHVDEQLMEEIQNIKSTFNPHEILLVVDGMTGQDAVNVAKTFNDRLDITGVVLTKLDGDTRGGAALSVKEVAGKPIKFISEGEKLDDIAPFHPDRLASRILGMGDVVSLVEKAQEVIDENEAKKMEEKFRKNQFDFEDFLKQFKMIRKMGSLAGIMKMIPGVDTGAIDMAMAEKEMKRVEGIIFSMTVQERRDPKILNGSRKIRIAKGSGVEVNDVNRLIKQFEQMKQMMKMFNSGAIPGLGGMKPKSKRKR, from the coding sequence ATGTTTAATAGCTTAGGAGACAGATTTAAAGATATATTTAAAAAAGTGAGTGGTCAGGGGAAACTTACCGAAGCCAATATAAAAGAGGCTTTAAGAGAAGTCAGATTGGCATTGCTTGAAGCTGATGTAAACTACGGAGTTGCTAAAAATTTCGTTGCAAAAATAAGAGATAAAGCTCTTGGCGAAGAAGTGATAAAAGGTGTAAATCCTACACAACAATTTATAAAAATAGTGCATGACGAATTAGTGGAAGTTTTAGGCGGAACAAACGTACTTATAGCAAAATCTCCTAAAGCACCTACAATAGTAATGCTTTCAGGATTACAGGGGGCAGGTAAAACAACTTTTGCGGGGAAACTGTCGAAACACCTTAAATCCAAAGGAGAAAGTCCTTTTCTGATTGGAGCCGATGTTTACAGACCTGCGGCAAAAAAGCAGCTGAAAGTCCTTGCGGAACAGGTGAAAGTACCGTCATTTACTATTGATGAAAGTACGGATGTAATCGAAATATGCAAAAAAGGAATAGAAGAGGCTAAAAATGTTCATGCCACTTATGTAATAATAGATACTGCAGGACGTCTTCACGTAGATGAGCAGCTTATGGAAGAGATTCAGAATATAAAAAGCACGTTCAACCCTCATGAAATACTCCTTGTAGTTGACGGAATGACAGGACAGGATGCCGTAAATGTGGCTAAGACTTTTAATGACAGACTTGATATAACAGGGGTTGTTTTAACAAAACTTGACGGAGATACTCGTGGAGGAGCGGCACTTTCCGTAAAAGAAGTCGCAGGAAAACCTATTAAATTTATAAGTGAAGGAGAGAAACTTGATGATATAGCTCCTTTTCATCCTGACAGGCTTGCTTCGAGAATACTCGGTATGGGAGATGTAGTATCTCTTGTGGAAAAAGCTCAGGAAGTTATCGATGAAAATGAAGCGAAGAAAATGGAAGAAAAATTCAGAAAAAATCAGTTTGATTTTGAGGATTTTTTGAAACAGTTCAAAATGATAAGAAAAATGGGCTCTCTTGCAGGAATTATGAAAATGATACCGGGTGTTGATACGGGTGCTATTGATATGGCTATGGCTGAAAAAGAAATGAAAAGAGTGGAAGGAATAATTTTTTCGATGACAGTTCAAGAAAGAAGAGATCCGAAAATACTGAACGGAAGCCGAAAAATCAGAATTGCCAAAGGAAGCGGAGTGGAAGTAAACGACGTAAACAGGCTTATAAAGCAGTTTGAACAAATGAAGCAAATGATGAAAATGTTTAACAGCGGTGCAATTCCAGGACTTGGAGGAATGAAACCGAAGTCTAAAAGGAAGAGATAA
- a CDS encoding tetratricopeptide repeat protein produces MKKRRFYEVLIIFIVLAFNSCGENTDKEKTELNSDNKTNKISSRNNDQHNEIDNKLKNGITKENITALNDYAYELEKRGELKKSKYLLEKILEKFPDRDVANLNYADVLWKLKEKEKSEKYYNNYIKLLIKGNKIKKLLSNNKEIYFSNTVKLKKVISGYVNSDKNEDYLIEYSNITDDRFDIANGGSGEDIEFTDREYKKGKNTKCLKFLVSVGNDYKIFDNCKVIIPLTLRGYGGRAGSQVYYEIKNNKYIIFDRNMDSNQSFSDYYIEIIYDKNNLIVSQIKSKSYEKVTDTNGNNNIVEREENIHRVNKKIEIFDMSKEGF; encoded by the coding sequence GTGAAAAAAAGAAGATTTTATGAAGTCCTTATAATATTTATTGTGCTTGCTTTTAATAGTTGCGGAGAAAATACAGATAAAGAAAAAACAGAGCTGAACTCTGATAATAAAACTAATAAAATCAGCAGTAGAAATAATGATCAACATAATGAAATTGATAATAAATTAAAGAACGGAATAACAAAAGAGAATATTACAGCATTAAATGATTATGCTTATGAGTTGGAAAAAAGGGGAGAGTTAAAAAAATCGAAATATTTATTGGAGAAAATATTGGAAAAATTTCCTGATAGAGATGTTGCAAATTTGAATTATGCAGATGTGTTATGGAAATTAAAGGAAAAAGAAAAATCTGAAAAATATTATAATAATTATATAAAACTTTTAATAAAGGGAAATAAAATCAAAAAGTTGTTATCTAATAATAAAGAAATATATTTTTCAAATACGGTAAAATTAAAAAAAGTAATTTCAGGATATGTTAATAGTGATAAAAATGAAGATTATTTAATAGAGTATTCAAATATAACTGATGATAGATTTGATATAGCAAATGGAGGTTCTGGGGAAGATATAGAATTTACAGACAGAGAATATAAAAAAGGTAAAAATACAAAATGTTTAAAGTTTCTGGTAAGTGTCGGAAATGATTATAAAATATTTGATAATTGCAAAGTAATAATACCGTTGACTTTAAGAGGGTATGGCGGAAGAGCTGGTAGTCAAGTATATTATGAAATAAAAAATAACAAGTATATAATTTTCGACAGAAATATGGACTCTAATCAAAGTTTCAGCGATTATTATATAGAAATAATTTACGATAAAAACAATTTAATTGTAAGCCAGATCAAAAGTAAAAGTTATGAAAAAGTTACTGATACTAATGGAAATAATAATATAGTTGAACGTGAAGAAAATATTCATAGGGTTAATAAAAAAATTGAAATATTTGATATGTCGAAAGAGGGTTTTTAG
- a CDS encoding PAAR-like protein, translated as MEVTIEQLKKMFPGGKEKLFVSTIDEINKCFKKFNLDSCLAYSHFFAHFRQETDYVSFEESLNYSQEQLISTFSKFRNNRELAVKYGRSHGKKANQEMIGNIAYGDRKELGNRGINSGDGYKYRGRGLIQVTGRSNYMQATQIYNKVFEENIDFVSNPDLILQPKYAVRASFADLLNKKCETYVNIIEESKNGIEKYRKAFDLIMDKINKHTKSREKRWKYFKENFMTIFQCSVKDKVVLKNDSNDDNKNINKQSKTLEKSNVKGEAVEDKEGVYIFNGQKFQEVWDNEEYKKDRAENKKAPDIVFVNSNEVVLKRLQAKFQDESMYNKDYVKYIETTTAKKVLDENKEDINVILKIYDEATKNNENIGNVIRQHGFDLLRGRDGINEVLKIQDIIYYIFSYPIPNKSKIESLEYVLSQYSAKYVLFPDRKPLRENSENKELSLEKIKNIVNEVNTGNENVSERKVEKNNLPEKYNKYMEGIKDIDEIVIRVTKKPSSEFSKMKCENLIRELGESDEHRKSYLTDENGVRHFPLARRLIDNIIIEFLKIQTGFKEEKEIKYFDNHKYKDSNIVRNYLLWYVEKQNGIDLPSKNENGLYNRLEKLGKEMRVTTILNDWINSKSAIKVRNIRKISNLIDEVYSEYRDNNDFEKDKSIIHNLFKDSKELRDYAANIDSMDLYSFYRKFYDLKNIVKPNQEMFVNDNCMLKCTLGQDISRLIIAEDSVTLKGGKQANINDKKIMPFKMCKAIGICKPELLAMWEKNTDVKVRNHPALLDISTIQCKYGGTVSIDDAGQKEMGTAVTENKKTEEAQRDADCEYKLLIDICRDINNNFMQTELKKSSQKYAKWRKYKQETEKRAVEYLKNDVKEVLGMGKADEKKKKEYEKFVKDNKKKMEIAKTEASETREKELKNKIMSTFLEANKRVKQLSGPKLDTKGVIRKSGISLCDYERKNFYSAKILPAIVYGYLMKAGNLNMDSQERQTIENELNKDAVGIGTVNIDLTGYGIDSKFKKSKDSQKMKIPSSEIMTWVGIGESLYATVKNIPTEWDIQNKIREQGKSVGRCPFNQMEWNQNHKENKPLKDVPPLPETVTEKDKSDKISSNKETGKIVPDKKNETGKSSSKDSAESFCKGDNCPHVGVEKKAPWIKIAQEQCEKYKGKKEGNEPLYSQIKNVYFVIAKHEKKDPTKEAWCAAFISYCINKAGFKNSSYPSVAGYDWGVAPRKGLPRRGWFEGEKTKPFVGAIGVFKWHNGYSHVAILIGKTPKGAHVFLGGNQNNEINVTAYSEKRIDYYMKPKSYTISSEEWNLPIITKYKNSGSIG; from the coding sequence ATGGAAGTAACAATAGAGCAGTTAAAAAAAATGTTTCCTGGAGGAAAAGAAAAATTATTTGTATCAACAATAGATGAAATAAATAAATGTTTTAAAAAGTTTAATTTAGATTCATGTTTAGCTTATTCACATTTTTTTGCTCATTTTAGACAAGAAACAGACTATGTTAGCTTTGAAGAAAGTTTAAATTATAGTCAAGAACAGCTGATAAGTACATTTTCTAAATTTAGAAACAATAGAGAATTAGCAGTAAAATATGGGAGAAGTCATGGGAAAAAAGCTAATCAGGAAATGATAGGTAACATAGCTTATGGAGATAGAAAAGAACTAGGAAATAGAGGGATAAATAGTGGAGATGGATATAAATATAGAGGACGCGGATTGATACAGGTAACAGGAAGAAGTAATTATATGCAAGCAACTCAAATTTATAATAAAGTTTTTGAAGAAAATATAGATTTTGTTTCAAATCCTGATTTGATACTACAACCTAAATACGCAGTAAGAGCATCTTTTGCAGATTTATTAAACAAAAAGTGCGAAACATATGTAAATATTATTGAAGAAAGTAAAAATGGAATTGAAAAATATAGAAAAGCTTTTGATTTAATAATGGATAAAATAAATAAACATACAAAATCTAGAGAAAAAAGATGGAAATATTTTAAAGAGAATTTTATGACAATATTTCAATGTTCTGTAAAAGATAAGGTAGTTCTTAAAAATGATTCTAATGATGACAATAAAAATATAAATAAACAGTCAAAAACTTTGGAAAAATCCAATGTCAAAGGGGAGGCAGTGGAGGATAAAGAAGGAGTCTATATTTTTAACGGTCAAAAATTTCAGGAAGTATGGGATAATGAAGAGTATAAAAAAGACAGAGCGGAAAATAAGAAAGCTCCTGATATAGTTTTCGTTAATTCAAATGAAGTTGTACTTAAAAGACTTCAGGCAAAATTTCAGGATGAAAGTATGTATAACAAGGATTATGTCAAATATATTGAAACAACTACAGCGAAAAAAGTATTGGATGAAAATAAAGAAGATATAAATGTAATCCTGAAAATTTATGACGAAGCGACAAAAAATAACGAAAATATAGGAAATGTAATAAGACAGCATGGATTTGATTTATTGAGAGGAAGAGACGGAATAAATGAAGTATTAAAAATACAGGACATAATATACTATATTTTTTCATACCCTATCCCGAATAAAAGTAAAATAGAATCGTTGGAATATGTATTGAGTCAGTATTCGGCGAAATATGTATTGTTTCCCGATCGGAAACCTTTAAGGGAAAATAGTGAAAATAAAGAATTGAGTTTGGAAAAAATAAAAAATATAGTAAATGAAGTAAACACGGGTAATGAAAATGTTTCAGAAAGAAAAGTAGAGAAGAATAACCTTCCTGAAAAGTACAATAAATATATGGAAGGAATAAAGGATATTGATGAAATAGTAATAAGAGTGACTAAAAAACCTTCTTCGGAATTTTCAAAGATGAAATGTGAAAATTTGATAAGAGAGTTGGGAGAATCGGACGAGCATAGAAAAAGTTATTTGACAGACGAAAACGGAGTGAGACATTTTCCTCTGGCAAGAAGGCTCATAGACAATATAATAATAGAGTTTTTAAAAATTCAGACAGGTTTTAAAGAAGAAAAAGAAATTAAATATTTTGATAATCATAAATATAAAGACAGTAATATTGTGAGAAATTATTTATTGTGGTATGTTGAAAAGCAAAACGGGATTGATTTACCTTCAAAAAACGAAAACGGACTTTATAACAGATTGGAAAAATTGGGAAAGGAGATGAGGGTAACTACAATTTTGAACGACTGGATAAATTCAAAGTCCGCAATTAAAGTGAGAAATATAAGAAAAATAAGCAATCTTATAGACGAAGTATACAGTGAATATAGGGACAATAATGATTTTGAAAAGGATAAATCAATAATTCATAATTTATTTAAAGACAGTAAAGAATTGAGAGATTATGCTGCGAATATTGATTCTATGGATTTATACTCTTTCTACAGAAAGTTTTATGATTTGAAAAATATAGTAAAACCTAATCAGGAGATGTTTGTAAATGATAATTGCATGTTAAAGTGTACACTGGGTCAGGATATAAGCAGACTTATAATCGCTGAGGATAGCGTAACTCTTAAAGGGGGAAAACAGGCAAATATAAATGATAAAAAAATAATGCCTTTTAAAATGTGCAAAGCTATCGGAATCTGTAAACCTGAATTATTGGCAATGTGGGAGAAAAATACCGATGTAAAAGTCAGAAATCATCCTGCATTACTTGATATCTCTACTATACAATGTAAATACGGGGGAACTGTAAGCATAGATGATGCAGGGCAGAAGGAAATGGGTACCGCAGTTACTGAAAACAAAAAAACCGAGGAAGCTCAAAGAGATGCCGATTGCGAGTATAAATTGTTAATAGATATTTGCAGAGATATAAATAATAATTTTATGCAAACCGAATTGAAAAAATCTTCTCAAAAATATGCAAAATGGAGAAAATACAAACAGGAAACTGAAAAAAGAGCTGTTGAATATTTGAAAAATGACGTAAAAGAAGTTCTGGGAATGGGGAAGGCTGACGAAAAAAAGAAAAAAGAATACGAGAAATTTGTAAAAGATAATAAGAAAAAAATGGAAATAGCAAAAACAGAAGCGTCGGAAACAAGAGAAAAAGAACTTAAAAATAAAATAATGTCGACATTTTTGGAGGCGAATAAGAGAGTAAAACAGTTATCGGGACCAAAACTGGATACGAAAGGGGTGATCAGAAAGTCGGGAATATCATTATGTGATTATGAAAGAAAAAATTTTTATTCAGCTAAAATATTGCCTGCAATAGTATACGGTTATTTAATGAAAGCAGGGAATCTTAATATGGATAGTCAGGAAAGGCAGACAATAGAAAATGAACTGAATAAAGATGCCGTAGGAATAGGGACTGTAAATATAGATTTGACAGGTTATGGAATAGACAGTAAATTTAAAAAATCAAAAGATAGTCAAAAAATGAAAATTCCGAGTTCGGAAATAATGACTTGGGTAGGTATAGGAGAATCTCTATACGCAACAGTGAAAAATATTCCTACAGAATGGGATATTCAGAATAAAATAAGGGAACAGGGAAAATCTGTGGGAAGATGTCCATTCAACCAAATGGAATGGAATCAGAATCATAAGGAAAATAAACCTTTAAAAGATGTACCTCCTTTGCCTGAAACAGTGACAGAAAAAGATAAATCTGATAAGATTTCATCAAATAAAGAAACAGGTAAAATTGTTCCCGATAAGAAAAATGAAACAGGCAAAAGTTCTTCTAAAGATTCTGCGGAGTCTTTCTGTAAAGGAGATAATTGTCCTCATGTGGGGGTTGAGAAAAAGGCACCTTGGATTAAAATAGCACAGGAGCAATGTGAAAAATATAAGGGTAAAAAAGAAGGTAATGAACCTCTTTATAGCCAAATAAAAAATGTTTATTTTGTAATAGCCAAGCATGAGAAAAAAGATCCGACTAAGGAGGCATGGTGTGCAGCTTTTATTTCTTATTGTATAAATAAAGCAGGCTTTAAAAATTCATCGTATCCTTCTGTAGCAGGCTATGATTGGGGTGTTGCACCAAGAAAAGGACTTCCGAGGCGAGGATGGTTTGAAGGAGAAAAAACAAAGCCTTTTGTGGGAGCAATAGGAGTTTTTAAATGGCATAACGGATATAGCCATGTAGCTATTCTGATAGGAAAAACACCGAAAGGAGCTCATGTTTTTTTAGGCGGAAATCAAAATAATGAAATCAATGTAACAGCATATTCTGAAAAAAGAATTGACTATTACATGAAACCTAAAAGTTATACTATATCTTCAGAAGAATGGAATTTACCGATAATAACAAAATATAAAAATTCAGGTTCAATAGGCTAG
- a CDS encoding contractile injection system protein, VgrG/Pvc8 family has protein sequence MVNWEGMYEGKDISIVLDGKNLNGFILKDFVLEESINEHQKLNLQIETDISQKKNLENTVSKEDIEVKIELREMKGKRKIFQGIVDYFEVLDYGSEGCRILIEAFSKSILLDRKYEKKYRVFQDISWTFANIIEEINKDYVDKKIEIKYSDIAQKPVNSLIIQYDETDWEFLARISSHLKTGMFVTEDGVITFGIIENSEIKQENRYFSDYSIVREHKNLYYKINSGKAISSGDTISINNEKDNSDKGSNLTVLKSKIFLKNYILKSNFLATNMESYHIYRKYNEKIKGSAIEVKVEKVFEENNIAKMEVTFFEGLNKIVHEKGKDSENKNRAYNDYGIKRIPLGYQTFYSQTNTGFFCTPEVNDNVEVYFPFEDENFARVSWAINNDGNGRFSNYEKRNFHINGKDFNFNIDKNSVTVNIEESYTRNSKTSSETAESFVNKGIKNLVVVSDDYIGIESIGEMSVYGKSIDIVGKEKEIRMETPDEIRIKGKKVHTN, from the coding sequence ATGGTTAATTGGGAAGGGATGTATGAGGGTAAGGATATAAGTATTGTTTTAGACGGAAAAAATCTGAACGGATTTATATTAAAAGACTTTGTTTTGGAAGAAAGCATAAATGAACATCAAAAATTGAATTTGCAGATAGAAACAGATATAAGTCAAAAAAAGAATTTGGAAAATACAGTTTCTAAAGAAGATATAGAAGTAAAAATAGAACTTCGTGAAATGAAAGGGAAAAGAAAAATATTTCAGGGAATAGTTGATTATTTTGAAGTTCTGGATTATGGAAGTGAAGGGTGCAGAATTTTGATTGAGGCGTTTTCAAAAAGTATATTACTTGATAGAAAGTATGAGAAAAAATACAGAGTATTTCAGGATATAAGCTGGACCTTTGCGAATATTATAGAAGAAATAAATAAAGACTATGTTGATAAAAAAATAGAAATAAAATATTCGGATATAGCACAAAAACCTGTAAATAGCCTGATTATACAGTATGATGAAACCGACTGGGAATTTTTAGCAAGAATATCAAGCCATTTGAAAACAGGAATGTTTGTAACCGAAGACGGAGTAATAACCTTCGGAATTATAGAAAACAGCGAAATAAAACAGGAAAATAGATATTTTTCTGATTATTCAATTGTAAGAGAACATAAAAATTTATATTATAAAATAAATTCGGGAAAAGCAATAAGTTCAGGAGATACAATATCTATAAATAATGAAAAGGATAATTCGGATAAGGGAAGTAATCTGACAGTTTTAAAATCAAAAATATTTTTGAAAAATTATATTCTGAAAAGTAATTTTTTAGCTACAAATATGGAAAGCTACCATATATACAGGAAATATAATGAAAAAATAAAAGGAAGTGCGATAGAAGTAAAGGTCGAAAAAGTGTTTGAAGAAAATAATATAGCTAAAATGGAAGTGACATTTTTTGAAGGACTTAATAAAATAGTACATGAAAAGGGAAAAGATTCTGAAAATAAAAATAGGGCCTATAATGATTACGGAATAAAAAGAATTCCTTTGGGTTATCAGACTTTCTATTCTCAAACGAATACAGGATTTTTCTGTACTCCGGAAGTTAATGACAATGTAGAAGTATATTTTCCTTTTGAAGATGAAAATTTTGCAAGAGTTTCATGGGCAATAAACAATGACGGAAACGGAAGATTCAGTAATTATGAAAAAAGAAATTTTCATATAAACGGAAAAGATTTTAATTTCAACATTGATAAAAATAGTGTAACGGTAAATATAGAAGAATCTTATACAAGAAACTCAAAAACGAGTAGTGAAACAGCAGAAAGTTTTGTAAATAAAGGGATAAAAAATCTGGTAGTAGTTTCAGATGATTATATCGGAATAGAGTCTATAGGAGAAATGTCGGTATACGGCAAAAGTATTGATATTGTAGGGAAAGAAAAAGAAATCAGAATGGAAACACCGGATGAAATAAGAATAAAAGGGAAAAAAGTGCATACTAATTAA
- a CDS encoding DnaJ domain-containing protein, with amino-acid sequence MNYYEILGISIEADENEIKSKYRKLAMKYHPDRNPDDKKAEEMFKKVSEAYEVLGDKEKRKEYDKKILKTGEEKQNSEKKKTGAGGGGDAKKGAEAFYRNFSANPKDIKNMFEKTFNVDEMKNSDKEKMKAYKKNMEKSFENFFRPKKNK; translated from the coding sequence ATGAATTATTATGAAATATTAGGCATTTCAATAGAGGCGGATGAGAATGAAATAAAGTCTAAATACAGAAAACTGGCCATGAAATATCATCCCGACAGAAATCCTGATGATAAAAAAGCCGAAGAAATGTTTAAAAAAGTAAGTGAAGCATATGAAGTTCTCGGAGATAAAGAAAAAAGAAAAGAATATGATAAAAAAATATTGAAAACAGGAGAAGAAAAGCAAAATTCCGAAAAGAAGAAAACGGGAGCGGGAGGAGGGGGAGATGCGAAAAAAGGAGCAGAAGCTTTTTACAGAAATTTTTCGGCAAATCCGAAGGATATAAAAAATATGTTTGAAAAAACGTTTAATGTAGATGAAATGAAAAATTCGGATAAAGAAAAGATGAAGGCTTATAAAAAAAATATGGAAAAAAGTTTTGAAAATTTTTTCAGACCTAAAAAAAATAAATAA
- a CDS encoding FHA domain-containing protein, translated as MFWRIRSFLSRMRSMFRPTSIGRGSLYRLESMRRNAESKSKNGKTEEKTVSMSVDKGIKKYEKRQMEAKGERQYNFFNVRNTVIMIILVLTFVYIHFSGYSTKSLYIAIFIFIGLTLYLLVVERFKERVEVEEEIKEIKNEREREHNVFLDKVKEIEQVEKNQIENIILKNSEDYDIKVWKVGRATSLLIGKRTPRNRVDIDVSEGIYSNLVSRAHGILNKVNGVWYYEDLGSQNGSGIEKSSDKRKIKIRKNTPVKVESGDIIYLATSKLLLK; from the coding sequence ATGTTTTGGAGAATAAGAAGTTTTTTAAGCAGAATGAGAAGTATGTTCAGACCGACTTCGATCGGAAGAGGAAGTTTATACAGACTGGAAAGCATGAGAAGAAATGCCGAGAGTAAGAGTAAAAACGGTAAAACAGAAGAAAAAACAGTGTCCATGTCTGTAGATAAAGGGATAAAAAAATACGAGAAAAGACAAATGGAAGCAAAAGGAGAAAGACAGTACAACTTTTTCAATGTAAGAAATACGGTGATAATGATAATACTGGTTTTAACATTTGTATATATTCATTTTTCAGGATATTCGACAAAAAGTCTGTATATAGCAATATTTATTTTTATAGGGTTGACGCTGTACCTTCTTGTAGTGGAAAGATTTAAGGAAAGAGTGGAAGTCGAAGAAGAAATAAAAGAAATCAAAAATGAAAGAGAAAGAGAACATAATGTATTTTTGGATAAAGTAAAAGAAATAGAACAGGTAGAAAAAAATCAGATAGAAAATATAATATTGAAAAATTCTGAAGATTACGATATTAAAGTATGGAAAGTGGGAAGAGCGACTTCGCTTCTCATAGGAAAAAGAACACCGAGAAACAGAGTGGATATAGATGTGAGTGAAGGAATATATTCAAATCTTGTAAGCAGGGCTCACGGAATATTAAATAAAGTGAACGGAGTCTGGTATTATGAAGACTTGGGATCGCAAAACGGAAGCGGAATAGAAAAGAGTTCGGACAAAAGAAAGATAAAAATCAGAAAAAATACGCCTGTCAAAGTAGAGTCGGGAGATATAATTTATTTGGCTACAAGTAAATTGTTATTGAAATGA